In one Umezawaea sp. Da 62-37 genomic region, the following are encoded:
- the allB gene encoding allantoinase AllB — protein MTFDLVFRARRVVTPDGETATSVGVRDGRVTAVAPDLDGPRVVELGDDEVLLPGLVDTHVHVNDPGRTEWEGFETATLAAAAGGVTTIVDMPLNSLPPTVDVAALEVKRKTARGRVHTDVGFWGGIIPGNLPDLRDLHDAGVFGFKCFLVHSGVDEFPHVEPADFGAALEELASFDALAIVHAEDAHTITDAAPDYAGFLASRPGAAETIAIEQVIETARRTGARAHVLHLSNAGALPVIAAAKRDGVRITVETCPHYLTFTAEEVGDGATQFKCCPPIREAANRELLWRGLADGTIDLVVSDHSPCTPELKKGDFATAWGGIASLQLGLPAVWTQARQRGHALTDVVRWMASAPADQVGFTRKGRIAVGGDADFCVFAPDDAFVVDRAKLRHRNPVTPYHGRPLAGVVRQTWLRGQEITGTEPLGRLLSRGDL, from the coding sequence CGACCTCGACGGGCCGCGCGTCGTCGAGCTGGGTGACGACGAGGTGCTGCTGCCCGGACTCGTGGACACGCACGTCCACGTCAACGACCCCGGCCGCACCGAGTGGGAGGGCTTCGAGACCGCGACCCTGGCCGCGGCGGCGGGCGGCGTGACGACGATCGTCGACATGCCGCTCAACAGCCTCCCGCCGACGGTCGACGTGGCCGCGCTGGAGGTCAAGCGCAAGACCGCGCGCGGCCGGGTGCACACCGACGTGGGGTTCTGGGGCGGCATCATCCCCGGCAACCTCCCCGACCTGCGCGACCTGCACGACGCCGGCGTGTTCGGCTTCAAGTGCTTCCTCGTGCACTCGGGCGTGGACGAGTTCCCGCACGTCGAGCCCGCGGACTTCGGCGCGGCGCTGGAGGAGCTGGCCTCGTTCGACGCGCTGGCGATCGTGCACGCGGAGGACGCGCACACGATCACCGACGCGGCACCGGACTACGCCGGGTTCCTGGCCTCCAGGCCGGGTGCGGCCGAGACGATCGCGATCGAGCAGGTGATCGAGACCGCTCGGAGGACCGGCGCGCGGGCGCACGTGCTGCACCTGTCCAACGCGGGCGCGCTGCCGGTCATCGCCGCCGCCAAGCGCGACGGCGTGCGGATCACCGTGGAGACCTGCCCGCACTACCTGACGTTCACCGCGGAGGAGGTCGGGGACGGCGCGACGCAGTTCAAGTGCTGCCCGCCGATCCGCGAGGCGGCCAACCGGGAGCTGCTCTGGCGGGGGTTGGCCGACGGCACGATCGACCTGGTCGTCAGCGACCACTCGCCGTGCACGCCGGAGTTGAAGAAGGGCGACTTCGCCACCGCGTGGGGCGGGATCGCCAGCCTGCAACTCGGATTGCCCGCCGTGTGGACCCAGGCGCGGCAACGGGGGCACGCGCTCACCGACGTCGTCCGTTGGATGGCGTCGGCCCCCGCCGACCAGGTCGGCTTCACGCGCAAGGGGCGGATCGCGGTCGGCGGAGACGCGGACTTCTGCGTGTTCGCGCCGGATGACGCGTTCGTCGTCGACCGCGCGAAGCTGCGCCACCGCAACCCGGTCACGCCGTACCACGGGCGTCCGCTCGCGGGTGTCGTGCGGCAGACGTGGTTGCGCGGTCAGGAGATCACCGGAACCGAACCGCTCGGGCGGTTGCTGAGCAGAGGAGACCTATGA